From Branchiostoma floridae strain S238N-H82 chromosome 5, Bfl_VNyyK, whole genome shotgun sequence:
TATAGCTCTTTAATCACTGTTAAGAATAATGCATTTGAGTTTCCTGGTCGAAAGTTATTGAAATTTAGGTTTGTGTTTATGACAAATTAGGTAGCTAAAAGCTAAGGTTTGGGTTTATAAATTGTTGCTGTCCCGTTTGTAGTGCCCTGTGATACATAGACCAGCAAGTTTCCGACCCGTTTCTGTAGCAGGACACATGTTTAAAAACAGAGGTTGCTAGCCCTACCTATCCAAGGGATCCCTATATTTTTATTCCCATCCGAAAGGCGGGTGCAGCCACAGCTGAGATGTCCTTCCCTGGATGTAAACCGAAGTTTCCcaatttaaacaaaaaataataattgaaAACATGAGCTCAGcggtgaggctgctaccagttgagctacaggaacTGATGAGCaacgttgtttttttcctgGACAGCTCTCTCCTGGTCCAGATACGACCCCCATATCCGAACGTTGGACGGCAGAGAGTACACCTTTAACGGTCTGGGAGAGTACGTCCTCCTGGATGCCAACGGCGAGTACCAGTTTCAGGGGCGGACTGCGCATGCACCAGGTGAGCTGGCTGTGTTGGTATTTGTCAATTGAAGAGACTATTGATGATGCAGATGTAATGTGTATAAATTATCAAACTCATTTCTTACAACGTTGGTAGACGCATTTTGTACACGGTCACGTAGAATCGAATGATTCTCAGACACTGACTCAAGAAAGCTGATGATATCTGACAAACGTTTTACTCTTAATGGGGAATCTTTCTGGTTTCTTTATCTATTATGTAATACGAAATGGTCTAACTGGATGGTGTATCTTATTCGGCACATCACATGACAGAATCGAAATGAACAATTCATTTATTGACCTGTTGCCATCCTTTTTGATACACCAATAATGACGTCGCCGTAGTGATACAGCAACAAGTCTGCTATAAAACTTCTGTGCAGTATTTGAAAAAGTAAGCATGCAAGACACAATTTGCATGTTGTTTGTATTATCTATAATGCTTTGTATCCTCATTTGCATCACCCAGGAACCAGTCACGCGACCAGTTTTTCAGCCATCGCGGCCTGGCAGCGTGACCATCCACCCGTCCAGATAAATCTCGTTGGTGAAGTCGGACTGCAGATCTATATGAACGGCACTGTAGTGGACAATTTTCCCTTCGAGAACGACACCTACGAGTTCGAGGATGACGACACCGTCGCAGTGTATCCAGACCCCCACGAACCATCCTTGTTGATATTCTACAACAACGCACTGTCTGTTAAAGTGACAGCAAAGATGGTACGTCTACCGCGTCCGATTTTCAAAGGTGGTTTCTGAGGATTTTAGTTCAAGAAAAATCATTGCATGCGTTTGTGTTTTCTGCAGTGATCTTACGTTGATCTATGTCAGGGAGATATGTCTTTGAGGAAAACTTACCCCTTTCTATTGCCTTTAGTCGATGCTGCACTTCGAGTTTTCCGTACCAGAGCAGTACAAATCGGCTACAAAGGGATTGTTTGGCAACTGGGACGGAGATGCAGAGAACGACTTAGTGGCGTCTGACGGCACCCTTCTGCCGGCGGATGCGAGTGAAAGACAGATTTATGAAGAGTTCGGAGAGACATGTATGTtctattttattattttttcatgtAGCTCTTTgctttgatatacttgttattaCTCCAAGCAAAGCTGTAGCAATGTGTTCTAAAATCTAGTTAAAGAGATCAGTTAGAGAGAAGAGACTACAGCCATACGCCAAACGTTTAAAGAGAGAATTCTTTTTTGATAAAGATGATCAGTATGTCCCGATGTGATTGGATATAACTTTCTCTTATACTAGTGGTACAATGATTTTACATATTGCGCAAAATACAGTTTACCGGtatcataaacaaaacaaacaacgcAGTAGCTggggttcagttcagttcagtcatccattaTTATCAGGTGACACTATGAAGTGGGGACCTAATGATTATATTCTTCTCCCAGGGAAAGTCACGGAAGTAGATGGACCGAAGAAAACCAGGTTTACATACGGACCTGCGGAAAACATCGACAGCTTCAGAAACGAATCCTACGTACCTCATTTTACTGACATGTACAACGCTTCCCAAGATCCGATGTACGCTACTGCTACTGAAATCTGCGGCAGTAGGACGGACTGTATATTCGACACCCTCCAAACCCGGGATACGTCTGTTGGAGAGGCGGCGATTCAAACGCAGCAGAGCTTCGACCAGGAAGTCTTTAGCAGAGGTATAGAatactttttttacatatatcaaTATATGAATATGCTTGTTTTTAAAGCACAGACGCCTGTTGTAAAAATTTTACAACTAATTTCAATTTCCCCCGTATATAAAATTAATATACCTGTCTAGATCCTAATACCTGATAATTAATAATACTActcaaatgtattagaatagatTTAGaagccatgttttagattagtgttagaaaccatgtgtactgtattacgtCGTcctatatctacatgtatatgcctgtacttagcccgatataGGGCATGGATATGTGCCATACGCCTATTATCTATAAACCTTGGCTGACTTTCAAGAACAAAATCAAGCCCCCAAAAGTGTTGTATGTACTCGTAATGCTTCACATTAATCATTAATTTCTTCATCATGTGTCTAGAGCAATTTCCACCGACCGTAGATGGCCCTGAAAGGGTAGTCGCTACTGTTGGAGAGCTTCTGGAGTTCTCAGTAAGTGCAACCGACCGCAGGGGGGCTCAAACCCGCAGAACATCCAGTACAAATCGGATGACATTCGAGCTGGGGCAGGATGCACCACCTGATGCTAATTTCGTCACTGATGGTGACACAGCAACCTTCTCATGGAACGTGTCCTCTACGGAACCGTTCAGTTTACAGCTTGACGTGACCAATGAGAATAACGCCAGCGCGCAGTTTTGGCCGACTGTCTACCTGTGCGCGTGCCAACATGGCGGCTTCTGTGAACAGAATACGGATGAAGAAGGGAACTTCACGACTCAGAGCAATGGAACTACAAAGTAAGCATCACTAGCAACTATACCCCCGTGAAATTGTAGGGATagctttttgttgtttttgtcggCCTGTGTTGTCCGTAGTTGACCAAGGTCCAACTTTCTTCCCAAACTAGTGTAATACGTGAAATGAAGAATATTGtgcaatattttgtaaaaaaaaatctatacatCTTATAGGCATTAAAGCTTCGATTTGTTCTTGTGATAAGTCATTTTCGCCAATGACTGTATTATTAAAAACGTTTGGAAACATATTATTGTAATAAAATACATTGTGTCTTTACTAGGTTCGAGGAGTTGCAATGCACGTGTGCTATCGGGTACACAGGGGAAAACTGCGAGAGTGAACTGGACGCGTGTTCGGAGAACTTCAACCCCTGCTTCGCGGGAGTGACTTGCACGGATCTCCCTCCCCCGGACGGCATGGACGGGTACGTTTGTGGGGACTGCCCGACAGGGTTTGTAGGAGATGGACAGAACTGTACAGGTAGGTTGAGAAACACGTGGACTTTAGTACCACAGGATCCGATGTGcaatcacatttccaaacccgtTGATGCAATTTCCAATTGAGATGAAGAATCAGACTGTTCCCCTTTGTTTCCTATGGGTTAAATATGTATGTAAACGCTGTTTGATATAAACGTTgcttacatgtatcaaataGATTCCACCCAAATTTCTCCGTGTTTACAGACATAAACTACATTCCTTTTAATATCACAGAACCCACGCATTACTATAAAGGTGGGATCccttgtcttccactgtctcagaaaaagaagtccaACCATCCATGTATAAGTTAGACTTTAGAGTTAGCTTTAGAAATTAGACTGCCGAAACAATGAACCTAGGtcaacaagatacatgtatatattcacGCCATTAATATTACAGACATCGACGAATGCCTTACCGAAGAAGGCTCGGTATGCCACCATTTCTGTGTGAACATCCTCGGCAACTTCAGCTGTGGGTGCAACGAAGGCTTCTCCCTAGCTGAAGACCTGACTACCTGTAAAGGTAAGTATAGCCTCTGTGTCCAGATATTTAGGAAGAGAGTATTGTAATTTCGTAGTATTTAATCTGATCTTATGCAAACATGCAGGAATTGATAAGTTGTAATTGACTACGATTAATGTCAGTCAAGAATATCTTCTTATGTTATCACATTGTTATATCATAAATAGGATTGAAATCATATTTTCATCAGTTGTCTTTGTACGTGTATTCCAGATGTGGACGAATGTGTGTTTTCAAACAACTGCAGCCAACTGTGCATCAACACCGATGGTTCATACCGCTGTGACTGTTGGGATGGGTTTACCATGTCACCTGATGAACAAGACTGCGAAGGTATGTGGCCTTTTCATTGATAGTGCTGAATACCATATTACCCTATCGGGTACGCTCGTAAACTGTATGTGCAATATTAGTAAACCGTAAGCCTACTACCTGATGAAATTAGATAAAAGGATTGGATTGTACCTAATGTGCACAGACCAAATGAAAgtcaacctaagcaatattacggCGTTAAAGTAGAACtattctggataaggcaatctgtataatattgactgCACTgtattgctacatgtatattatcatttcatactttgagcgtttaaaaaaaaacagcccagagacaagttgcacgaggatatttCTTATTATTGGAACCCAAAAATAGGCTTTGATCAGGAATCCTCGTGCGACTTGTTTCTGCgccgtttttaacggctcaatttatgaaataacgatgtaaatgtgctaaaatagtgcattagatgtcaatattgcACAGATTGTCTTATCTAGATTATTTTCACTTTCAACGATCttatattgcttaggttgcctttaatgtaaaaaaaaaacactaatcaCATCTATAACCCACACCTACTATATGTTTACAGCTACAAATCCCTGCACGTTAAGTAACGACCCTGGCTGCGCTCCTGAGACAAGTTGGTGTTTAGTGAACACCAGCGGTGCTGCTGCGTGCGTGTGTTTCAAGGGGCTCCAGTTGACGGCAGATGGCGTCACTTGTGAAGGTCTGTACTCTACAACATTACGGACGGCTTGCCCGAATGAGTCACAATACCTTACGCTAATGTCACATATGCACTGATAGTGTAGTGGTAGGTCGTAGGTAGTGTAGCACCGGTTAGGCTCTAGAACAACGTATTTGTCTCGGTGGAGTGCCAAACGGGGTACCCAAGTGTTTTCACGATTAAGTTACAGTATCTGTTTGATTTTAACCATAGGTATAATTAAACATTCTAGAAGCCCTTCCGTGCTCCAGAGTAGCCAAGTAGCTATTGCCAAAGGGTGTCCCACGCCAGACAGATATAAAAATAGCTTGTAAACTACCAGGTTGGTCCTTTTTCCTGACGACCTGATGGCCGTAGCATTGCTTGGTGTTGCAGATGTATAGAGATTTATGTAGCTATTTCTGAGCTATTGTTTGGTCATCAATAGTGTCTTTCATGCTCAACTAAACACAAACTTGCGTTTGTTCCTGACACTAAAAACTACACAAGCACTTAGAAATGAATTCTGCATTCTGTCCCATTTTAGCAATGCGGTCATGCAGAAGCCTCTTTgatttaagatacatttttatcatttgcTGATACCTTTCCGTCATGTGTTTCAGACGTGGACGAATGTTTAAGTGGAGACAACCACTGTAACCAGCTGTGTAATAATACTCTGGGAGGTTACCAGTGCTATTGTGAGGAAGGATATGAGCTAACTGAAAGTCTGGTCCAACCGTGCGAAGGTGCAGCATTGTCATGTCTTgtcactacagtcaaacctgtattagcggccacctttgcataacggccacctgcccatagtggccactttttgtcggtcccttggattcgtaatgattaagaaataggcttagcggccacctgtccaacgcggccacggccacacgatttccggtcccgcaggtacaaaaacactgccgattacggccacacggaccgctgatctatgtttcggcacgcgttcggccatatacagctgccgtatcgtcaccctacgccggatttaaagcctctttgatttattttcaaaacaaaacttcgtaaactggcgctacccatacccgccgacaagcgaggtcatataaggtcaatagacgacaccaatattacagaggtaaattgcgttaaagttacgttctaatacactatcgcttaggttaatttttatcacaaaaactttctaaatgaattgttacaaagacaaaatgatatgaacttcagactatggtggattttattcttacatttattaagagataagtctaaaatgacgagacttttcttgtgagtaccacattagcgaacctgacgtgtgaacgcgggagggaacacacggacggcgaagtatcaaaggatacaagacgaaagatcaaagaaatatgacgataccggtctcttcagacaatatcaactgtagaacatttaaaactttttatagcttttgttttcttaatacatatagtgtaaaatcattgcagtacatgtacagtactgtattatgtgaataaagatcagtgggtactaaaaccatgtgtaacttattgcttgtggtcaattaattagcatattctctatagtggccacctctctatagtggccaattttgaccagtcccttgagtggccgctatagacaggtttgactgtatgtgatACCTGAATCCACTGCATATCCCCATGTTACCTTCCATACTGAAATTCTATTAAATTCTTTATAGAAGAAATTTAGAATTGTTCACTTTTTTAAGAGCTGATAGTGATGATCATCTTTACAATGAAATGCACGTTCATTTACAGATCTCGACGAGTGTTTCGATGGCACTCATAATTGCTCTACGGATGAAGAGTGCGTCAACCTGGCCGGAGGATACATGTGTGTCTGCCCGGCTGGGACCGAGCGGCATGCGGGTCGCTGTGTTGAAGGTAAGTATCCAAAAATGATAATCATCTGTACATACATCTTGATTATTtgatcaaatcaatcaatcaatcaatcggtcATTCGCTTGCATTATTATGCATGGCTGCTACAGGCAGACTAATAGAGGGtgtaaactgccagagtttcagccctataaatgCTATCAGTgtcagggttggccgctgacctccaaaaagaaacccccgaacaaggccgaagtccctaacttcctgggttcgtgcgctacatgCGCGCAGAGccgctacttcgggggaatacgctatcccggatatatccgggcgcggcacacagggcatgtatatgtgtgccggatatatccgggtttggcattTTAAGGGTAGATAGTTGAATAGTGGTGTAAATGCAATATCTACAATATTTTGCAATTAATCTAATGTGTGACGCACTTAAAGTTATATTAAAGCAAGTATAACGCTCTTGACATGTTACAAGCTGAGTATGTATCATATGAGTGAATACTAAGCCTTTTGAATGTTTGTCTTCCTATACAGTAGTTTCTTCAACCGTCCATGGGAACACGCTTACGACGACGGAAGAGGATCCAAGTTTATCTACTGCGTCCATGGAAATCCTTCAAACACCGCAAACGGGCAAGATGGCAacgtcaacaacaaaaacaacaaaagcaacaacaatGATTAGTTCGTCTCCGGTGTCAAACACAGAAGGTCCCATGTCGACTACGCCATCAATGGCAAAtcaaggtattttttttaaattaattcCTTTATGCCGTTTTGATGTGGGTCATTGATTCCTGGACCGAAGTGAACTAAAAGCATACAGAGGGTACAAATTATGCATGAACTAAACTCAGCGTGCAAAATACATCGCCATAAACCGAGCTAGTACTAGTGCAATGCGCACACTGACGAAAGCTTATTCGGATAGAAATGGAAAATGCTTTGAAAAGACACCCAAGTATCTATAGTTACAATTATCACAAAGACAAGTTCAATTTCCCTTTGAcgttttcaactgtttttcaACACAAGAAATTGCTCACCTCAAATTTTCACTTATGTTGAATGGCAgttaaaaacttcaaaatgaattatgccaacacagataagctttCATGCTAATTCAATTTCCTTTGTTGACAAGGGCACTGTGTTCAACAATTTATGAAAACAGGCCCAAAAGGGATAGGTAGATGGCATATTAAATAAATATTTCAAGACAATGTACATCAAAGTTTTCCCTATTTGCTCTTTCTCTATATATTGAAGGCTCCCAACCGACCGACGTGGGGACATTGGAGGAAAACACACTGGTGCTGAAGTTGGATATTTCCAAGGACGAGGTGTGTATAAGACTGTCCGTGTGTCATGGCCAAATTGCAGTATAATATAACACCGTTTACACGGGGATGATTTTACATTCGTTGGAACTATTTGACTTATTGTTACTTTCGTTTGAACCATTTAACTTAAAGGAGATCAGTAAAACATACGAGTTGAAAGGGAGCAAATATGTCTTTTCGCCAACGCAGTTGACGGAAAGCCGGCTGCGAAGCTTCAAGCGAGCCGTGGCCTCGGAGATGTCGGCTTTCTGCGACAGACACGTCGAAGAGGTACCTTCGTGTAGGCTCAAACAACGGAGGGGCTCGCGGTAGGCTTATGATGTTTTCTTCCGTTGTTGCCCATGGCCAGTTATACTGTAAAACCAAACTCTCAACTGGATAGACGGTTCCATGAGGGTGAGGCAAATGGACAGAGATTTCTTTACTTTGTATTTTCAGTAATTTATGCCCACATTTGAACGATGAGCGACACATAACGGTTAGCCTGTGCAATACCATCTGTCATTACCGGGCGCTGATTGGGCCTACCCCCTGCGGGGCCTGGCAAGTGGAAGAGCCGTTGACAGCGCGGGATAACGTAAAGTCAGATATGAATGTGAGAAACATCTTTACAGCATGCTTGCACATCAACTTAATATGATTATATATGACTAGTGAAACATTTCTTTCCATGCCTATTTCTATCCAACAGTATCACAGTCGCAGTTTTTACGGAGTCGTCGGTGCATATCCCACCTGGATTTCCCGACGAAGTGGGTCGGTACGTTTTCCTGGGTTTCTTCGTGGCCGTGGACACGGCAGTGCCCCTCTCAGTCCTCCGCAGTGTAGTGGACACCTCCCTCCGAACCATCCAAGAATCTCTGGCCTCGAAACACGTGATTGTGGACATCATGTCGTACAAAGAATATATCGACATTAAAGGTATTATAGAGATTACAACAAAGCCACTTAcgtgtttatgaaggttagatattcTGGTGATAAGATACGAAAAGTAACAGTTactcacaagcaactggataaaagtTTTCTCGCGTCGGAAGGTGGATTGCCGGAAAGTtagacgtttgtttgtttgtttgtttgtttgtttttttatttagatGTCCATTAGAATTTACAATTTACTcgcaaaatctattcttcctggagtccatttaTACAGTCCAAGATTACAAAACAATCTAAAACATAAGTCAACATACATACGTACACGGTAGGCTTCCGTTATTGTTGTTGGGGGGTTGTTCGGAAAGTTCAACCTGTAGGCCTTCTTTCCTGTTGAGGGTTGggttgtatattctctcatatcaTATAGACTCTCTAAGTCCACGTTCGAACCGGCGGGGTTCGTGGTTCAGGATATCTGTTTATTTGAGTTTGAATTAATTGTCCCTGATTGTGTTGGTGGTGGTGTAAAATGGACGAGGAGAAGCCGTTAGTTTTAGGTCTGCAATCCGGCACTAATGATGGACCTTAGTGTGGGACACTAAATGTAAGTGGTGATCGTCAGTTTATGCGGTAGGGACAGAGCCATATATATGAAAAGAGGAATTAGACACGAAATATAACAGATTTAGCTGTTCATTAAGTtcacttgtattgtattgtattgtattgtattgtattgtattgtattgtattgtattgtattgtattgtatggtaAGGTTACATGCCGACAGCTGATAAAATGTATACGAATCATATGACTTGATTGATGAAGATGACATTATTTGTAATCGGTGTAAAGGGTGAAACATAAAGAGTGTGGCGGCAACCACTGTAAGAAGAGATTACAATTCATTTGAAGGCTCATGtgtcctattggacatctgctGGTCAGAAAATGTATGATAAAAGTAAATATAGATGGTTCTTTTACAGTTGCATGTACACTGTTTGTTTCTAGGTCTCAATTTTTCGATTGTATCTTCACAGAAACAGCTACTGGCACACCCGAAACAGAAACGAAGGAAAAGTTCCCGCTCGTGCAGGTGGTTGCCGGGAGTGTGGCGGGAGTAGTTGCACTGGCTGCCGTCACCATCACAACAGCCGTCTGCTGTAAAAAGTACGTGCTTCTCATAGGATACTGGAGTTTTATCTTAAACAACTTACCTgcgtttcgatgcctgtcagacatcatCCTCAGAGTGTTGACTACAATGCTGCTTCTCGTCCCTATATGCAACCGATCTAGGTGGCACTTTTATTGCTAGAATACAATCCCgctgatgtatatatatatatatatatctatcaaggACATCAAAAGTTAGCaggtaaggcctacgtcacatttcctacccgctgtttgcggaaacgaaaattaGATTTGATGCCAATAATTCTTtagtccgttttgtgtttttgttgtcttttatatcttacaTTTTGCTCCCCCAAACTGGCCGGATGGGGCCCCTAGTGTAAATGTAATTTTCGGAAGTACGTGCTGATCAGTAGCGCTTTCATATTCTTGAGATAGGATAAGGTGAAAGTACACTGACTGTGAAACAAATGAGAAAGCTGTCCCCATGGTTACAAAATACTGAGCGTGCACCTTACAAAACAAAATGCCGTCTGAGTGGATGCTGTTATGAAATAGATTAATCTTGCGACACAGGTCTCCAAAATGTGTGGTTACCCCTTCCTCACAAAGGCGACCGTTATTGGAAAAGGGGGGAAAACCACTGCTAAATTGAgtaaatcccccccccccccaaacagcCAATACACGCACAGACTTGGTCCTATTGCTTTACCGATTAGAAACGATAATGGCaaaaacttacatgtatctctacATTGTTTATATGTCCTCATAACATATGCTTATTTCTGTGCCTATATCGTTATTATTTCTACAGAAGCAGCGTTCGTCGCAGTGCTCCTGCAAGCATCTATGGCGTGAGCGCTCCTCAGCCGTCGACGTACCGAAGCAAATCTGATAGTTTCTCACCCAAGGCCTGGGGGGTGGACTCTCCATTTACGGTCAACGACGACGGGGTGTAACTATAATGATAGTAAAACATTGTCCCTTACAATTTCTGCTATAAAGCACTGCAATCTGTCGTCCAGCATTCAGTACTACGGGGTTGATAGTCATTACAAGCTTCtatggtcaaacttggtctaatcagaggcagttagtgttgtttgcatgaagatATAATTTAAAACCCCAATGGAAGTCGGATAGTCCACAGAATCCTTTggagcgaaatggaccattgtctttagtatcacccattcacaagttttcacaaattaTTAGGTAtatgttcaggtccggacctggacctgatcctctggacctgtaccgtacctgtacctggattTTCAGTAcgggtacccacccctagtcccgAATAATAGACACTCGAAAGATGATAGATCATCATCATGAGCTGcatcaaaatactagtatctcAAACGTTGCTTAAATGTATACTCTAGTATTTCAAACCGAAAGGATCGAAAGGTTTAAACTATTCAAGTATGACTTTTTTGTATGACGTGCTGTTTACCTTACTTAGGAATGTACCGAAATTAATGTATGCGAAGTTATTCTGCCTTAACGGCTGTGACAATAACAATACTTTTGTGACTTTTGAAATTCTGAcattaaatgaaatatttctataTTAGACAAATGTCAATTCATGTTTGTCGTAATCATAACCATAAAGAAAAAGATGGTGACTGTATAGGGGGGTGATCAACAAGTTCTGAGCCTCACCATAAAATAAGGTGTTCAGGAAATAAGTGTAGAAAACACACAGGGTGTTCCCCTCACTATTAAAGCGTgctttatttattatttttgctATAGAATGCATTACCTTTTTCATAAAGGCACACTATGGAAAAATTGAACATTATGAAATCATAAAAACTTGACTTTTTTGTTTCATCGCTGATAATATAACGGTAAAACATAAATAGTACACGTCAAAAATTCTTGCTTCGGTATTGATAAGCCATCACAAAAAAATAGGTTATTAATAGCATTGCAGGTGAACGACCGTAACACTCAGTCTTTACACATAGACGTGGCCAAACAATATCAAACTAACACAAACGTTTGTACACTTGAATTAGATATTATATAATTATCCGTTGTCACATCTATTGAAAATTACACTGCATATACATTTAAAATCTTACTACGTGTTTGACGTATTCAATTTCTGCAGTAATCCTGTCTAGTTTTCCGTCTGCTGAAAAGAGAAGACATGACAAACTGACCTTTATTTATGACACTTATTATTCCgccattattttttttctagacCCCTTACCTCCCGGTACGTCATTCAAGGCTTTATCCTCCGCTGTAACTGTCAAAATGTTTAGAGGGATCCTAATCTTTGATGATTCGAGCCCGTACCCTGTACCTCAATCGGTGATTGTTGAGTTCGCTTTATCCCTGCGCCATTTTACCTGCTTGCCTGTCCTGATATATCCGGAGCTCTGTCTTGTATCTTTCAATCTTTGTCTATCCTCGTGGTGATTCTCAGTTTTATGAAGATTTTTTTCAGGTATAGGGAAGTTTTGTTAAAAAGCAACTCTCGCTCGCTCACTGCCTAGTATCTTCACATCAAAGGAGTATCCCCTGCTGGTTTTTGCCACACATTTCAAATCCACCCTGAGGCTTTGAAATGGAAATAATTAATAAGATTCAGATCCCCTTTTCCACAGTTCTGGACATGTCATTGATGAAAACGATACAAGATAAATGTAAGCTTGTGGCCCCAAACATCATCTGCCCATTGCTATAATTCCCTATGGAGGAGACAAACAAGGTGATAGTTTTGCAAAGCCCTACTGCTAACTTTCTTTCAGAGGTGGAATCAAATCACATAGAAGTACTCCCACTTTGCTGGAAATGTTCCTGTTGCAGACAACAAGACAAGGTTACTCGACTTTGTAAGTCAAGGACCAGGGGTTTTCCATGCGGTAGTCTTGATAAGATCGTGTGCCCGTTTCTTGAGTGTGCTTTCTTCCAAGAAGGGATTTGATTGCATTTCATATCTCTTTCGGGTTTCCGTTGTATGCttcaagaacaacaacaataataacaacaacaatatgtcTCTGCAGAACGGAGCCTTTGCGAGTAACTGATGTTCACTTTGTTCATTTGGTTGCAGTGCACAACCCATCCTGGTACCAGTCCAGTTGTTTGGGAGTCCCTCCTTTGGCAGCATTTCTCATCTCCATCGGCTCCTTGATGTCAGCTTGACATAACAGTGAATTTCCTTATTCGTGAATGTCTGTCACATGCGTCCTGTAGAACTTCAACGTCAGtaaatatcatcatatcatatcatatcatatcatcatatcatatcatatcatcggATAGGAT
This genomic window contains:
- the LOC118415618 gene encoding mucin-like protein, coding for MSDLCNPDISECENEPGSYNCRCNDGYFSVNRTYCTDVEDVDECATDNGGCEQNCVNSLMSYQCTCNSGFNLAADGHTCNNINECLVDLGGCEQKCRDTVGSFECSCYPRHRLVSGTECRENDMYPYGDEIGEKHKVWDYKQCLKVPTPPEGFRFFTERFFNMWICDNGLLSFRNIARPNSPARLSESVWLKRAVLVPYLARSDPAVFSSLPEKDRTKVYYSIHRVGDGNSHTGSILDRASQDGRSTPRYFQPDYQAVWAMVITWANLPPSLAAFRGERPVPLEVMRRNTFQLVISTDGCQSFATFVYPALKQEWYTEAEARIARTNRRGKIKASEILNPAVAGYSAGNGNKDQQEEIGYGAKMKTLFRMPSAYAGNFKFALQEAGSACPSPAVAECSAWLRLNPIIPETLPGYDLLPVPGSCPCTAEQAYFDRSYSFSVKNSRSCATSRIKLRSYVGSRVYRMWRTCCYQPSYWYHYIAYYSYLRPGWRHAQAWRIGGGSLISGQLGGNLVVGNAALDEVGRQSCCEGSSSYHCNLFRERRPLSVPTCAASCTQYDVTSALSWSRYDPHIRTLDGREYTFNGLGEYVLLDANGEYQFQGRTAHAPGTSHATSFSAIAAWQRDHPPVQINLVGEVGLQIYMNGTVVDNFPFENDTYEFEDDDTVAVYPDPHEPSLLIFYNNALSVKVTAKMSMLHFEFSVPEQYKSATKGLFGNWDGDAENDLVASDGTLLPADASERQIYEEFGETWKVTEVDGPKKTRFTYGPAENIDSFRNESYVPHFTDMYNASQDPMYATATEICGSRTDCIFDTLQTRDTSVGEAAIQTQQSFDQEVFSREQFPPTVDGPERVVATVGELLEFSVSATDRRGAQTRRTSSTNRMTFELGQDAPPDANFVTDGDTATFSWNVSSTEPFSLQLDVTNENNASAQFWPTVYLCACQHGGFCEQNTDEEGNFTTQSNGTTKFEELQCTCAIGYTGENCESELDACSENFNPCFAGVTCTDLPPPDGMDGYVCGDCPTGFVGDGQNCTDIDECLTEEGSVCHHFCVNILGNFSCGCNEGFSLAEDLTTCKDVDECVFSNNCSQLCINTDGSYRCDCWDGFTMSPDEQDCEATNPCTLSNDPGCAPETSWCLVNTSGAAACVCFKGLQLTADGVTCEDVDECLSGDNHCNQLCNNTLGGYQCYCEEGYELTESLVQPCEDLDECFDGTHNCSTDEECVNLAGGYMCVCPAGTERHAGRCVEVVSSTVHGNTLTTTEEDPSLSTASMEILQTPQTGKMATSTTKTTKATTMISSSPVSNTEGPMSTTPSMANQGSQPTDVGTLEENTLVLKLDISKDELTESRLRSFKRAVASEMSAFCDRHVEEVPSCRLKQRRGSRITVAVFTESSVHIPPGFPDEVGRYVFLGFFVAVDTAVPLSVLRSVVDTSLRTIQESLASKHVIVDIMSYKEYIDIKETATGTPETETKEKFPLVQVVAGSVAGVVALAAVTITTAVCCKKSSVRRSAPASIYGVSAPQPSTYRSKSDSFSPKAWGVDSPFTVNDDGV